In a single window of the Mucilaginibacter defluvii genome:
- the alaS gene encoding alanine--tRNA ligase, producing the protein MTANEIRKAFLDFFASKGHTIVPSAPIVVKNDPTLMFTNAGMNQFKDIFLGEAPAKSSRVVDTQRCLRVSGKHNDLEEVGIDTYHHTMFEMLGNWSFGDYFKKDAIAWSWELLTEVYKLPKDRLYVTYFEGDQKEGLETDTETLELWKQYVDESHILPGNKKDNFWEMGETGPCGPCSEIHFDSRPDNERVEVDGAKLVNADHDQVIEIWNNVFMQFNRLKDSSLQPLPAKHVDTGMGFERLVRVLQGKTSNYDTDIFQPLIQFIADKSGKQYNAAAKPGEEGWNEAVAMRVLADHIRAISFAIADGQLPSNNKAGYVIRRILRRAVRYSYQYLGFKDPFINQLVPLLAEQFKSVFDELWEQKDFVQKVVLEEEISFLRTLDRGLQKIYTYIFEQDAVGVPSLDYLSEHDDSSTIDAKNYFINNPENLKHRIISYYGDVKPSIDGKTAFELFDSNGFPLDLTKLIASDFGFTVDEHDFNVYLQEQKNRSRAATAIDTGDWIVLKQDDSVEFVGYDETEAVAHVVKYRKVTAKGKEQYQIVLDKTPFYAESGGQVGDKGELVFPDGEIVYVTDTKKENGLTVHFTDTLPEGISDALTAIVEPALRHSSESNHSATHLLHAALKQVLGTHVNQKGSLVNADYLRFDFSHFAKVTDEEIAQIEAIVNAKIRENINLKEERNVPYQQALNSGVTALFGEKYGDYVRVITFDDDFSKELCGGTHVNATGQIGFFKITSESAVAAGVRRIEAITGIAAENYINAQSLLINQLKELLKNPKDITKSIESLISENAGLKKELEKSVLEKAAGLKDDLAKTAENINGINFIAQKVALPNADAIKNLAYNLKDIVNDLFLVLAADIDGKPSLTVMIAENLVKDKGLNAGKIVGELAKEIEGRGGGQPFYAMAGGKDVTGIDRALEKAKSFVA; encoded by the coding sequence ATGACAGCTAACGAGATACGCAAAGCTTTTCTTGATTTTTTTGCTTCTAAAGGCCATACCATTGTGCCTTCGGCACCTATCGTAGTTAAAAACGACCCTACACTGATGTTCACCAACGCGGGTATGAACCAGTTTAAGGATATATTTTTAGGTGAGGCACCGGCGAAAAGCTCACGCGTGGTTGATACCCAGCGTTGCCTGCGTGTATCGGGCAAGCATAATGATCTGGAAGAGGTGGGTATTGATACTTATCACCATACCATGTTTGAGATGCTGGGCAACTGGAGCTTTGGCGATTACTTTAAAAAGGATGCCATTGCCTGGAGCTGGGAACTGCTGACCGAAGTATATAAGTTACCCAAAGATCGCCTTTACGTAACCTACTTTGAGGGTGACCAAAAGGAAGGTTTGGAAACCGATACCGAAACGCTGGAACTTTGGAAACAGTATGTTGACGAAAGCCATATACTGCCCGGCAACAAAAAAGATAACTTTTGGGAAATGGGCGAAACCGGTCCGTGCGGACCCTGCTCAGAGATTCACTTCGACAGTAGGCCTGATAACGAACGTGTCGAAGTGGATGGCGCCAAGCTGGTAAATGCCGACCACGATCAGGTGATTGAGATATGGAACAACGTATTTATGCAGTTTAACCGCCTTAAGGATAGTTCGCTGCAACCGCTACCGGCAAAGCATGTGGATACAGGCATGGGCTTTGAACGTTTGGTGCGTGTGCTGCAAGGCAAAACTTCTAATTATGATACCGATATTTTTCAACCGCTGATTCAGTTTATTGCTGATAAAAGTGGCAAGCAATATAACGCTGCTGCAAAACCAGGCGAAGAGGGTTGGAATGAAGCTGTTGCCATGCGAGTGTTAGCTGATCATATTCGTGCTATTAGTTTCGCTATAGCAGATGGACAACTACCATCTAATAATAAAGCTGGCTATGTTATCCGCAGGATATTACGCCGCGCGGTGCGTTACTCATACCAATATTTAGGTTTTAAAGATCCGTTCATCAATCAACTAGTGCCTTTACTCGCTGAGCAATTCAAGAGTGTTTTCGATGAATTGTGGGAACAAAAGGATTTTGTGCAGAAGGTAGTTTTGGAAGAAGAAATATCTTTTTTGAGAACGTTAGATAGAGGATTGCAAAAAATCTATACTTATATTTTTGAGCAAGATGCTGTTGGAGTGCCAAGCTTGGATTATTTGAGTGAGCATGACGATAGTTCAACAATCGATGCAAAGAATTATTTCATTAATAATCCTGAGAATTTAAAACACCGCATAATAAGCTATTATGGAGATGTTAAACCAAGTATAGATGGAAAGACAGCGTTTGAGTTATTTGATTCGAACGGGTTTCCTCTTGATTTAACTAAATTAATAGCATCGGATTTTGGGTTTACGGTTGATGAGCATGATTTTAATGTATATCTCCAAGAACAAAAAAATCGTTCCCGCGCTGCAACCGCCATTGATACCGGCGACTGGATCGTATTAAAACAAGATGATTCGGTAGAGTTTGTTGGTTATGATGAAACCGAGGCTGTTGCCCATGTGGTAAAATACCGCAAGGTTACGGCTAAGGGTAAGGAGCAATACCAAATTGTTTTGGATAAAACGCCTTTCTACGCCGAGAGCGGTGGCCAGGTAGGCGATAAGGGCGAACTGGTTTTTCCGGATGGGGAGATCGTGTATGTAACCGATACCAAGAAAGAGAACGGCCTGACCGTTCATTTTACCGATACATTGCCCGAGGGTATCAGTGATGCGTTAACCGCCATTGTTGAACCTGCTTTGCGCCATAGCAGCGAGAGCAACCACTCGGCTACACACTTACTGCACGCCGCGCTTAAACAAGTTTTGGGTACGCACGTAAACCAAAAAGGCTCACTGGTTAATGCCGATTACCTGCGTTTCGATTTCTCGCACTTCGCTAAGGTGACCGACGAGGAGATAGCACAGATAGAAGCGATAGTCAACGCCAAAATACGCGAGAACATCAATCTGAAAGAAGAACGTAACGTGCCGTATCAGCAAGCCTTAAATAGTGGTGTAACCGCCCTGTTTGGCGAGAAGTATGGCGATTATGTACGCGTTATTACTTTTGACGATGATTTCAGCAAGGAACTTTGCGGTGGTACACACGTAAACGCAACCGGGCAAATAGGTTTTTTTAAAATAACCAGCGAAAGCGCCGTTGCCGCGGGCGTGCGCCGCATTGAGGCCATTACCGGCATAGCTGCTGAGAATTACATCAATGCGCAAAGCCTGCTGATCAATCAATTGAAAGAGCTGCTTAAAAACCCGAAGGATATTACCAAAAGCATCGAAAGCTTGATTAGCGAAAATGCCGGACTGAAAAAGGAACTCGAGAAAAGCGTACTCGAGAAAGCTGCCGGCTTAAAGGATGATCTGGCTAAAACAGCCGAAAATATAAATGGCATCAATTTCATCGCCCAAAAAGTGGCTTTACCTAATGCGGATGCAATCAAGAATTTAGCTTACAACCTAAAGGATATAGTCAACGATTTGTTCCTGGTTTTAGCTGCTGATATTGACGGCAAACCAAGCCTTACTGTGATGATAGCGGAAAACCTGGTAAAAGATAAAGGCCTGAACGCGGGCAAGATTGTTGGTGAACTTGCAAAAGAAATCGAAGGGCGTGGCGGCGGTCAGCCATTCTACGCTATGGCCGGT